A DNA window from Maribellus comscasis contains the following coding sequences:
- a CDS encoding arylsulfatase: MKKILTLLFFVFSITCISQVTKQPNIIIILADDMGYSDLGCTGSEIETPNLDKMASEGVLFTHFYNASVCCPTRASLLTGQYQWDAGMGSMSPSRSKYSEYQGFINERSVTMGEVLKQSGYQTYMGGKWHVGNERDMWPDKRGFDKFYGTPAGGGIYFYPSKFYDRPIFWNGELVKPDTTWYSTDGFTDYAINFIENERIDKKPFFMYLAYIAPHYPLQAKQQDIEKYKNKYSVGYEAVRNARFKKQQKLGIVSNELELSPAVYPDWESVENKEQEAREMAVYAAMVDCMDQNIGRLLKTLKEQGIEENTIVFFLSDNGAGLTDFNKTPEVKIGSRNSNATYGIWHNVSNTPYRKGKQMEHEGGIITPMIARWPAGIKNKGEIIHEPAHINDFMPTCIELAGAKYPKIFNGNEIGEYDGQSFLPLIYGKEQDKERIYFWSFIGNKAIRQGDWKLVQLHEKDWELYNIKNDPTEINDLSKKEQAKFDELHAMYNDFAKEHGVRPWPLDK, from the coding sequence ATGAAAAAAATACTAACATTACTGTTTTTTGTATTTAGTATTACCTGCATTTCACAAGTGACAAAACAACCCAATATCATCATTATTTTGGCCGATGATATGGGATATTCGGATTTGGGTTGTACCGGGTCTGAAATAGAAACTCCCAACCTTGATAAAATGGCAAGTGAGGGAGTCCTTTTTACTCACTTTTATAACGCATCGGTATGTTGCCCGACGAGAGCAAGTCTTTTAACAGGTCAATACCAGTGGGATGCAGGCATGGGGAGTATGTCGCCTTCACGCTCCAAATATTCAGAATATCAAGGCTTTATAAATGAGAGGAGTGTGACTATGGGCGAGGTGCTCAAACAATCCGGCTACCAAACATATATGGGAGGGAAATGGCATGTTGGAAACGAGCGCGACATGTGGCCTGATAAACGTGGTTTCGACAAGTTTTATGGAACGCCTGCAGGAGGGGGAATATATTTTTACCCATCAAAATTTTACGACAGACCTATTTTTTGGAATGGGGAACTCGTTAAGCCCGATACAACTTGGTACTCTACAGATGGTTTTACCGATTATGCAATAAATTTTATTGAAAATGAAAGAATTGATAAAAAACCGTTTTTCATGTACCTGGCATATATCGCACCTCATTATCCACTTCAGGCTAAACAACAGGATATTGAAAAATACAAAAACAAATATTCAGTTGGATATGAGGCAGTAAGAAATGCTCGTTTTAAGAAGCAACAAAAACTGGGTATAGTTTCAAATGAATTGGAACTTTCTCCAGCAGTATATCCTGATTGGGAATCGGTGGAAAACAAAGAGCAGGAAGCTCGTGAAATGGCAGTATATGCTGCAATGGTTGATTGCATGGATCAAAATATAGGAAGATTACTAAAAACTCTCAAAGAGCAAGGAATTGAGGAAAATACGATTGTATTTTTCCTATCCGATAACGGGGCTGGCCTTACCGATTTTAATAAAACCCCTGAAGTGAAAATTGGAAGCAGAAATTCGAATGCTACCTATGGAATATGGCACAATGTAAGTAATACGCCATATCGCAAAGGTAAACAGATGGAACACGAGGGTGGGATTATTACACCAATGATTGCACGATGGCCCGCAGGAATAAAAAACAAAGGCGAAATAATTCACGAACCTGCTCATATAAATGATTTTATGCCCACATGTATAGAATTAGCAGGAGCCAAATATCCCAAAATATTTAATGGGAACGAAATAGGCGAGTACGATGGACAAAGTTTCCTTCCCCTGATTTATGGAAAAGAACAAGATAAGGAGAGAATCTATTTTTGGTCATTTATCGGGAATAAAGCGATAAGACAAGGAGATTGGAAATTAGTACAGCTCCACGAAAAGGATTGGGAACTCTATAACATTAAAAATGACCCAACCGAAATTAATGATTTGAGTAAAAAGGAGCAGGCTAAATTCGACGAATTACATGCAATGTATAACGATTTTGCCAAAGAACATGGCGTTAGACCTTGGCCATTGGACAAATAA
- a CDS encoding family 43 glycosylhydrolase: MKMVHFNIVTILILFDCFNTSVAQYSKDSCNLIAKNRYSAEMGSIQLGEIFTSYEIPYLNDHTIIYNAKDKKWHLYGIISPQTNFIHLIADSLTQKGWVKEKPFSDGAVEIWAPHIIFHNNLYHMFYTKIGIPREIHHVVSRDLFNWSKSEKPVLALKNELTENMKNKDPMVFRDEANKQWIMYYSMMKDDKHWVVGYSTSDNLNNWSDPKICFDENTDMPGVESPFVVKRGEYYYLFLSARPWPVGGEDIFRSKSPFLWKIKDLVRRINPWHAAEVIQDLDGQWYLTLSSGTQCKDFRMAPLYWNDIIKD, from the coding sequence ATGAAAATGGTACATTTTAATATTGTAACAATATTAATATTGTTCGATTGTTTCAATACATCAGTTGCACAATATTCAAAAGATTCATGCAACTTAATTGCAAAGAACAGGTATTCTGCGGAAATGGGTTCCATTCAGCTTGGTGAAATTTTCACATCTTATGAAATACCATATTTAAATGACCATACAATAATTTACAATGCGAAAGATAAAAAATGGCATCTATATGGAATTATAAGTCCTCAAACGAATTTCATCCATTTAATTGCCGATTCCTTAACGCAGAAAGGATGGGTGAAGGAAAAGCCCTTTTCTGATGGCGCTGTGGAAATATGGGCGCCCCACATTATTTTTCACAATAATCTATACCACATGTTTTATACGAAGATTGGGATACCCCGGGAAATTCATCATGTGGTATCAAGAGACTTATTTAATTGGTCAAAGTCTGAAAAACCTGTGTTAGCCTTAAAAAATGAACTCACAGAAAACATGAAAAATAAAGACCCAATGGTTTTTCGAGATGAGGCTAACAAACAGTGGATAATGTATTACAGTATGATGAAAGATGATAAACACTGGGTTGTTGGCTATAGCACAAGTGATAATTTAAACAACTGGTCAGATCCCAAAATTTGTTTTGATGAAAATACTGATATGCCTGGAGTAGAATCGCCATTTGTGGTAAAGCGGGGCGAATATTACTATCTGTTTTTATCTGCCCGGCCCTGGCCCGTTGGCGGAGAAGATATTTTCCGCAGTAAATCGCCTTTTTTATGGAAAATAAAAGATCTAGTGAGAAGGATAAATCCCTGGCATGCCGCTGAGGTAATTCAGGATTTAGATGGGCAGTGGTACTTAACCCTCTCTTCCGGTACTCAATGTAAAGATTTCAGAATGGCCCCATTATATTGGAATGATATTATAAAAGATTAA
- a CDS encoding glycoside hydrolase family 43 protein, with the protein MFKRLLTIIFLAFLFACGHEKLQTFSYQNPISKGIDEKGLRDCQVLKEGDWWYLTGTAWPHWAREEKNGNLNQGVPLYKSKDLKQWQFIKYIVLRPDSNSWYYRRFWAPEVHKINEKYYATFNCRNSNLGYNWQQMGYAVADNIEGPYEVVTKDKPLAQGNDLTFFEDTDGKVYAFWHNIDEEGEYWMGSAEIDLDNAKFISEPKMAITTGKRDVKMDEDGTPVKIYQVGRYQKVVTKCYEWDSAHIEGAYVIKRNGIYYLFYSSNTRGYEIGYATATNINGPWVKGRNNPIYGAKIKERSEARGFAFDDDPDSPFQQVGHNEVFTGYDGRLWISCHGINKITKKPFLVIDPIDFNEKGEILQRKPSYTIQTITWKK; encoded by the coding sequence ATGTTTAAACGACTTTTAACCATCATCTTTTTAGCGTTTTTATTTGCTTGCGGGCATGAGAAATTACAGACATTTTCATACCAAAATCCAATTTCAAAAGGGATCGATGAAAAAGGATTGCGTGATTGTCAGGTTCTTAAAGAAGGGGATTGGTGGTATTTAACAGGAACTGCCTGGCCGCATTGGGCACGTGAGGAAAAGAATGGTAATTTGAATCAGGGTGTGCCACTTTATAAATCAAAAGATTTAAAGCAATGGCAATTCATTAAATATATAGTACTACGTCCAGATTCAAATTCGTGGTATTATAGACGTTTTTGGGCACCTGAAGTGCATAAAATAAATGAAAAATATTATGCCACATTCAATTGTCGCAATTCGAATTTAGGGTACAATTGGCAACAAATGGGTTATGCAGTAGCTGATAATATTGAAGGGCCATATGAGGTTGTAACAAAAGACAAACCTTTAGCACAGGGCAATGATCTAACATTTTTCGAAGATACAGATGGTAAAGTGTATGCATTTTGGCACAACATAGACGAGGAAGGCGAGTATTGGATGGGGTCAGCAGAGATCGATTTAGACAATGCCAAATTTATTTCAGAACCTAAAATGGCGATTACAACAGGGAAGAGAGACGTTAAAATGGATGAAGACGGAACCCCGGTGAAAATATATCAGGTGGGGCGTTATCAGAAAGTAGTAACGAAATGTTATGAATGGGATTCAGCTCATATTGAAGGCGCCTATGTGATAAAAAGAAATGGCATTTATTATTTGTTCTATTCGAGTAATACCAGAGGGTATGAAATAGGATATGCAACTGCTACCAATATTAACGGACCATGGGTGAAAGGCAGGAACAATCCGATTTATGGAGCGAAAATTAAAGAGCGGTCTGAAGCAAGAGGATTTGCTTTTGATGATGATCCTGACAGCCCTTTTCAGCAGGTCGGACATAACGAAGTTTTTACCGGGTATGATGGTCGCTTATGGATAAGTTGTCATGGAATAAATAAGATTACGAAAAAGCCATTTTTAGTGATCGATCCAATTGATTTTAATGAAAAAGGTGAAATTCTGCAAAGAAAGCCCTCTTATACAATTCAAACAATAACATGGAAAAAATGA
- a CDS encoding glycoside hydrolase family protein yields MNDTMSIWGGSLAKGEDGLFHMYYSRWPKAPGWVWVSHSEIAHAVSDSPFGPFTFKEVALPERGENFWDGSCTHNPTIHKFSGKYYLYYMGNTGDKKILGEPGKSKLNMLHRNNQRIGVAVANSPYGPWKRFDKPVLDITHNDSLAHDALMTSNPSVCQMTDGKILMVYKAVGKKRPMPFGGPVVHCVAIGDSPTGPFRKLPDPVFVFEGEDFPAEDPYIWYQDGRYRAIVKRIRHVEGKRLFSLVHYDSEDGIHWNKAKNFEISERKITWEDGQTQQFDHLERPQVYFENGEPVALLCAADTIDEQGVRHTFNVQIPLKITKTAEE; encoded by the coding sequence GTGAATGACACCATGAGCATTTGGGGTGGTTCCCTTGCGAAAGGAGAAGACGGCCTGTTCCATATGTATTATTCGCGATGGCCTAAAGCTCCGGGTTGGGTTTGGGTATCGCATTCAGAAATTGCACATGCAGTATCTGATTCTCCTTTTGGCCCTTTTACATTTAAAGAAGTTGCATTACCTGAAAGAGGTGAAAACTTTTGGGATGGTTCGTGCACTCACAATCCAACAATCCATAAATTTAGCGGGAAATACTATTTGTATTACATGGGTAATACCGGTGATAAAAAAATACTTGGTGAACCAGGCAAATCTAAGTTAAACATGCTGCACCGAAATAATCAGCGCATAGGAGTAGCCGTTGCCAACAGTCCTTATGGACCATGGAAAAGGTTCGATAAACCAGTTTTAGATATTACTCACAACGATAGTTTGGCTCATGATGCCTTAATGACTTCAAACCCATCTGTTTGCCAAATGACTGATGGTAAGATATTGATGGTATATAAGGCAGTTGGGAAAAAGCGGCCAATGCCCTTTGGCGGTCCGGTAGTTCATTGCGTGGCTATCGGAGATAGCCCGACAGGACCTTTTAGAAAACTTCCCGATCCTGTTTTTGTATTTGAAGGTGAAGATTTTCCTGCTGAAGATCCATACATTTGGTATCAGGATGGAAGATACCGCGCCATCGTAAAAAGAATACGCCACGTTGAAGGTAAACGATTATTTTCATTGGTTCACTACGATTCTGAAGATGGGATTCACTGGAATAAAGCCAAAAATTTTGAAATCTCTGAACGTAAAATTACCTGGGAAGATGGTCAGACTCAGCAATTCGATCACCTAGAACGGCCTCAGGTTTATTTTGAAAATGGAGAACCGGTTGCTCTTTTATGTGCTGCCGATACTATAGATGAACAGGGTGTTCGCCACACATTTAATGTTCAAATTCCGTTGAAAATTACAAAAACGGCTGAGGAATAA
- a CDS encoding sulfatase family protein, with the protein MEIRPNILWINCDDLGTELGCYGNEDVKTPNIDNLANEGILFTRAYVTAPICSSSRSSMITGMYPTCINSLEHRTIMKRELPEGVSPITEYFRNSGYFCSNGNDDMTKPGKVDFNFITENIYDGTDWAQRKPNQPFFSQVQIFQPHRPFVDDLEDPIQYESVHLPRCYPNHSLLKADWAKYLESVQIADKKVGRILQRLEEEGLADNTVVFLFGDNGRPHLRDKQFLYEGGLHVPLVVRFPKRLKGAKNDDQLISMIDVSATSLFLAGIPVPEHLQGNVFLGEKAKKRDYVFGFRQRSGDAVDDIRSISNGRYKLIWNRMPETPWMQMSGYKKSEYLAYTLYYQLYNSGKLEEPFAQFMANEKPKIELYDLDKDPSEFKNLANDIEYVEIKDKLFKTLTDSLKVYEKDMISETPETIEKAITSSKSWYKSKIEKMNLAEDASNDEFIKYWENQLLK; encoded by the coding sequence GTGGAAATAAGACCCAATATCCTGTGGATTAACTGCGACGATTTAGGCACTGAATTGGGATGCTATGGGAACGAGGACGTTAAGACACCCAATATTGACAATTTGGCAAATGAAGGAATTTTATTTACACGGGCATACGTAACAGCACCTATTTGCTCGTCCAGTCGTTCATCGATGATTACAGGGATGTACCCAACATGTATTAATAGTTTGGAACATCGTACAATTATGAAACGAGAACTTCCTGAGGGAGTTTCTCCAATAACTGAATATTTTAGGAATTCAGGCTATTTCTGTTCTAATGGGAATGATGATATGACAAAACCCGGGAAAGTTGACTTTAATTTTATTACAGAAAATATATATGATGGAACTGACTGGGCACAACGCAAACCGAATCAGCCATTTTTCTCCCAGGTGCAAATCTTCCAACCCCACCGGCCCTTCGTTGATGATTTGGAAGACCCCATTCAATATGAATCTGTTCATCTTCCCAGGTGCTATCCTAATCATTCGCTATTAAAAGCCGACTGGGCAAAATATTTGGAAAGTGTACAAATTGCTGATAAAAAAGTAGGTAGAATATTACAGCGCTTGGAAGAAGAAGGATTGGCAGACAATACTGTTGTTTTTCTTTTTGGTGATAATGGACGTCCGCATTTACGCGACAAACAATTTTTATACGAAGGTGGGTTGCATGTACCGTTGGTAGTTCGATTTCCGAAAAGACTAAAAGGTGCAAAAAATGATGACCAGTTAATAAGCATGATTGATGTTTCTGCAACTTCACTCTTCCTTGCTGGAATTCCTGTTCCGGAACATTTACAGGGAAATGTTTTCCTTGGAGAAAAAGCAAAAAAACGCGATTATGTTTTTGGGTTTCGGCAACGAAGTGGTGATGCAGTGGATGACATCAGAAGTATTTCTAATGGAAGGTATAAACTAATTTGGAACCGGATGCCCGAAACACCATGGATGCAAATGAGTGGTTACAAAAAATCAGAATATCTGGCTTACACACTTTATTATCAGTTGTATAATTCAGGGAAGTTGGAGGAACCATTTGCCCAGTTTATGGCAAATGAGAAACCTAAAATAGAGTTATATGATTTAGATAAAGATCCTTCGGAATTTAAAAACCTGGCCAATGATATTGAATATGTTGAAATAAAAGATAAGCTTTTCAAGACTTTGACTGACAGCTTAAAAGTTTATGAAAAAGATATGATTTCTGAAACCCCGGAAACAATTGAGAAAGCAATTACTAGCTCAAAAAGCTGGTACAAATCAAAAATTGAAAAAATGAACCTGGCTGAAGATGCCAGTAATGATGAATTTATAAAATATTGGGAAAATCAATTATTAAAATAA
- a CDS encoding sulfatase family protein has protein sequence MNRYIVLILFSILFSCQKEKRANILFFITDDESWIERSAYGFGKIPTPYFDQVAEEGILFTNAFTSAPSCAPSRASVLTGRNFWELEQGAFIQAFLPNKFPVFTDILAENGYYIGNTQKTWGPGVHIENGHSEVSGVPFNEAKIDNKIEGIVDNDYAANFDLFLKARKMDQPFFFWAGLSEPHLPNGSENYKRLEKEFGITLDQIQLFPGVEDTRENRQDRANYIYEICYADMQLGRMLESLKAIGELDNTLVVVTSDNGTPILRGEKQVGKASGYDLGVHEPLAIMWPSRVKAGRKVSDFVCFTDFAPTFLEVAGIKPPVEMSGSSLLRILESKKSGRIEADRNSVVTGLEWHGEFDPDSRSSRSIRDDRFAYIVSYNNVDEIGLPLTNKEAIEPAKVEFYDLINDPWQLNDLSKDPAFADDMQRLANEFRQYGMLTKDPRVTGEMDIFTDTRQYVQKRKRIGYGKTLTLPFSK, from the coding sequence ATGAATAGATACATTGTGTTGATTTTATTCTCAATCTTATTTTCTTGCCAGAAAGAAAAGCGAGCTAATATTCTTTTTTTTATTACAGACGATGAAAGTTGGATAGAGCGAAGTGCCTACGGCTTTGGAAAGATACCAACACCATACTTTGATCAGGTAGCAGAAGAGGGTATTTTATTTACCAATGCCTTTACCTCTGCACCATCATGTGCTCCATCAAGGGCTAGTGTACTTACTGGTCGCAACTTCTGGGAGCTGGAACAAGGGGCTTTTATTCAGGCTTTTTTGCCAAATAAATTTCCTGTTTTTACAGATATATTAGCGGAAAATGGATATTATATCGGAAACACCCAAAAAACCTGGGGCCCCGGTGTACATATTGAGAATGGACATTCAGAAGTGTCTGGAGTCCCGTTTAATGAGGCGAAGATTGATAATAAAATTGAAGGTATTGTAGATAACGATTATGCAGCCAATTTTGACTTGTTTCTAAAAGCGAGGAAAATGGACCAGCCATTTTTCTTTTGGGCAGGTCTTTCGGAACCTCATCTTCCTAATGGCAGTGAAAATTATAAGCGGTTGGAGAAGGAATTTGGGATTACCCTCGATCAAATTCAACTTTTCCCTGGTGTTGAGGACACAAGAGAGAACCGACAAGATAGAGCAAACTATATTTATGAAATATGTTATGCCGATATGCAACTCGGAAGGATGCTGGAAAGCCTGAAAGCCATTGGCGAATTAGATAATACTTTAGTTGTTGTGACTTCTGACAATGGTACACCAATATTAAGAGGGGAAAAACAAGTGGGTAAAGCAAGTGGCTATGATCTGGGGGTGCATGAGCCACTTGCGATTATGTGGCCTTCACGTGTGAAAGCTGGGAGAAAAGTAAGTGATTTTGTTTGTTTTACTGATTTTGCGCCAACTTTTCTTGAGGTTGCGGGAATAAAACCACCTGTAGAAATGAGCGGCTCAAGTCTGCTGCGGATCCTGGAATCGAAAAAGTCGGGGCGTATTGAAGCAGATCGAAATTCAGTTGTAACAGGTCTGGAGTGGCATGGCGAATTTGATCCCGACAGCAGATCATCAAGAAGTATCCGCGATGATCGGTTTGCTTATATTGTATCTTATAACAACGTGGATGAAATTGGATTACCTCTTACAAATAAAGAAGCCATTGAACCGGCAAAAGTTGAATTTTATGATCTTATAAATGATCCCTGGCAATTGAATGATCTGTCGAAAGATCCTGCCTTTGCTGATGATATGCAAAGGCTCGCCAATGAATTTCGCCAATATGGTATGTTGACCAAAGATCCTCGTGTAACGGGCGAAATGGATATTTTTACAGATACACGACAATATGTACAGAAACGAAAACGGATTGGCTATGGAAAAACGTTGACGCTTCCTTTCTCGAAATAG
- a CDS encoding carbon starvation CstA family protein, with protein MITFLICIFILIVGYFLYGTYVEKKFGADKNRETPAIAKQDGVDFVPLKTGKIFLIQFLNIAGLGPIFGAIAGALWGPIAFVWIVFGCIFAGAVHDYFSGMLSIRHDGESVPEIVGKYLGNGVRQFMRIFAVVLLILVGVVFVKGPATIMHELTGINVAILIAAIFIYYILATMIPIDKLIGKVYPLFGISLLIMAIGLFISLLFGDYRIPELNAQNFANLHASPDDFPAFPLLFITIACGAISGFHSTQSPLMARCVTNELLGKKIFFGAMITEGIVALIWAAVAMAFFGGVSELGKTMAEEGHNAAWAVNIICNTMLGRIGGILAIFGVVAAPITSGDTAFRSARLTIADSFKINQQKLIKRLIITIPVFIIALALTRVNFAVIWRYFGWSNQVLATIVLWAAVVYMLKNGKTFWFVLIPATFMTAVVITYILIAPEGFQLSYVISYTIGIIVALTLCGWLLLINFKVLDWPKYQLKQVLSDTNTKL; from the coding sequence ATGATAACATTTCTAATTTGCATTTTTATATTAATTGTCGGCTACTTCCTGTACGGAACTTATGTGGAAAAAAAATTTGGTGCGGATAAAAACCGAGAGACACCGGCTATCGCTAAACAGGATGGTGTTGATTTTGTTCCGCTTAAAACCGGAAAGATATTTCTTATCCAGTTCTTAAATATTGCTGGCTTAGGCCCGATTTTTGGAGCTATTGCTGGTGCTTTGTGGGGGCCGATTGCATTTGTGTGGATTGTATTTGGGTGTATTTTTGCAGGAGCTGTGCACGATTATTTCTCCGGGATGTTATCAATCAGACATGATGGAGAAAGTGTCCCTGAAATCGTTGGCAAATACCTGGGGAACGGGGTAAGGCAGTTTATGAGAATTTTTGCAGTTGTTTTGTTGATCCTTGTCGGGGTAGTTTTTGTAAAAGGTCCTGCAACCATCATGCACGAACTAACTGGGATTAACGTAGCCATTTTAATTGCTGCAATTTTCATTTATTATATTTTGGCCACTATGATTCCAATTGATAAGTTAATCGGGAAAGTATATCCGTTATTTGGGATTTCATTGTTAATCATGGCTATTGGATTGTTTATATCCCTGCTTTTTGGGGATTACAGGATACCAGAGTTAAACGCTCAGAACTTTGCAAATTTACACGCTTCACCAGATGACTTCCCTGCTTTTCCTCTGTTGTTCATAACCATTGCCTGTGGGGCTATTTCAGGTTTTCATTCTACTCAGTCGCCCTTAATGGCAAGATGTGTCACCAATGAGTTGCTTGGGAAGAAAATATTTTTTGGAGCTATGATTACTGAAGGGATAGTGGCCTTAATATGGGCAGCTGTAGCAATGGCATTTTTTGGCGGAGTTAGTGAATTGGGTAAAACGATGGCAGAAGAGGGACACAATGCAGCATGGGCTGTAAATATCATTTGTAATACAATGCTGGGCAGGATTGGCGGTATTCTTGCCATATTTGGCGTAGTGGCGGCCCCAATTACTTCCGGCGATACTGCTTTCAGAAGTGCAAGGCTGACCATAGCTGACTCGTTTAAAATAAATCAGCAAAAATTAATTAAGCGTTTGATAATTACCATTCCGGTTTTTATAATTGCGCTGGCTCTCACACGGGTTAATTTTGCAGTTATATGGCGTTATTTTGGATGGTCAAATCAGGTGCTGGCAACGATTGTTTTATGGGCAGCAGTTGTATACATGCTTAAAAATGGTAAAACCTTTTGGTTCGTTCTGATTCCTGCAACTTTTATGACAGCAGTTGTAATAACCTATATTTTAATTGCACCGGAAGGTTTTCAACTTTCTTACGTGATTTCTTATACTATTGGAATAATTGTCGCCTTGACATTATGCGGGTGGTTGCTGTTAATAAACTTTAAAGTTTTAGACTGGCCTAAATATCAACTCAAACAAGTGTTGAGCGATACAAATACAAAACTCTAA